Proteins encoded within one genomic window of Argiope bruennichi chromosome 7, qqArgBrue1.1, whole genome shotgun sequence:
- the LOC129976759 gene encoding cubilin-like, which translates to MVGHVLTLTMDSFVLVHQTGSCNCPANWFGIHCTQQHNDCSTASHQELCEHGTCVDEKRTLLGQPKYRCICDAGWQAGSSGPACTVDIDECNGRCSTNSPVVCINLPGSFHCGPCPAGYTGSGHTCSDMNECEMNNGGCATQPYVQCINTIGSRTCGPCPSGYVGDGARCSFIGVCNVNRGGCHPLATCVENTAIVGTYRECRCPAGYIGNGEGPNGCTASLGMNCASNPCVSGTCHDIPGIHISKANEVTIKFKSNANNAGPGFSLTFETNAFLPYSSLPLIQRNPTEEVRTPIIYLN; encoded by the exons ATGGTGGGACATGTATTGACACTTACAATGGATTCATTTGTACTTGTCCACCAAACTGGGAG CTGCAACTGCCCTGCGAACTGGTTTGGCATCCATTGCACTCAACAACACAATGACTGCAGCACCGCCTCCCACCAAGAGCTGTGCGAGCATGGCACGTGTGTCGATGAAAAGAGAACTCTTCTTGGGCAG CCAAAATATCGTTGTATTTGTGATGCCGGATGGCAAGCAGGTAGCAGCGGTCCGGCTTGCACGGTAGACATAGACGAGTGCAACGGAAGATGCTCTACAAATTCACCAGTCGTTTGCATCAACCTGCCTGGTTCATTCCACTGTGGTCCATGTCCAGCAG GATACACTGGAAGCGGGCACACTTGCTCCGACATGAATGAGTGCGAGATGAATAATGGTGGTTGCGCTACTCAGCCGTATGTTCAGTGCATTAATACCATTGGATCCAGAACATGTGGGCCATGTCCATCAG GATATGTTGGAGACGGAGCTCGCTGCTCTTTTATAGGAGTCTGCAATGTCAACAGAGGAGGCTGCCACCCTCTTGCAACGTGCGTAGAAAACACTG CTATAGTCGGAACCTACAGAGAGTGCCGCTGCCCGGCAGGGTACATAGGAAACGGGGAAGGGCCCAATGGATGCACCGCGTCACTTGGAATGAACTGTGCCAGTAATCCGTGCGTATCTGGAACATGTCAT GATATTCCAGGAATCCACATTTCGAAGGCCAACGAAGTGACAATCAAATTCAAATCCAACGCAAACAATGCTGGACCAGGATTCTCCCTAACATTTGAAACAAATGCATTCC